From Sander vitreus isolate 19-12246 chromosome 5, sanVit1, whole genome shotgun sequence:
ttttgcttatttaaagctaatgtacttgcacttactacttgttgtctggagaaaaaaagacatttcttaTCGATGTTACATGAATATTCTTTCTTCGAAATGAATAACATCAAAAATGTATAGCTGTAACCAGGTTGGTGACCCACAGTGACAGATATACAGATTATAATAACAACAGTTATCTTACAGCAGGGGCTactaaacaatacattttccctGTGAACCAAGAATGGCTTTGTTCAGACAAGAGAAAATAAAcgatgaatgaaaatgaaaattgagaaGACATTTGTTTCCTGTCTTTCTGACTCATGCTTCTCTTTCCATTTAGCTCTGAAACTTTTATTTTTGGAAACAAAATCATCTTCACTCATTGGCAGTTAGATATACACtcctttattcattcattataaGAGAGAAACATTTGGGATATGTCTCAGGAGTTCGGCCAAAAATAACCCACACATTTTTACTCCACACTGTCAGAAGGCAATAGTTTGTTCTTTTTAATGCGACGCAATTAATGGACtatataataaattaaaaacacatctttaACCTTGGTTAATAGGCCTATGTAAGCATACTTGTATAACAGAACCTTGcatgtaaaaaataacaaagagAACCCCCTTTCCATATGTTTTTATCAGCTTACAGCTGGTAAGAAAAGTCAAAATCatcaaaacacaaatacagcagGCGTATAATGATCCCTTTGTATTTCATCACCTTATCAACAGCAGACTATCCCAACATTCCTCAAGCACCTTGAGTTACACGTGCAGCCAGTTATGTGTCTCTCTGATTCATTACCTACAGGTACAAGTATTCACACATTGCATGAACTTTAATCTATTTCACAGCATTGCGTGGGCTGGGTTTATGTGTTTGCCGGTAACTCAGTGCTGAGTGTCTGAGCCAATCGTCCTTGGATGTTAAATACCAGTGCAATCTCGTCATTTAATCTCTTATGTTCTTGGCTCTATGTTTAAGGAAGATGCTTGCCAATAGAGTCAAATTGTGAAAGCTTCTGTCTGTTggtaactttttgtttttccaattGATATATCAAATTGAAATTACTGTTATTTACTCCAAAGGGTTTAACAGACTGACctactttttacctttttttagtAACAGCTATTAAAAAATGGGACCTaattaaaaaacacatgcaaGGGCTACCAAGGTATTACCTTGCACAGCGGCTGGATACTCGAGATATCAGCTGCTGCTAAGGGCACCTATaagtctgacaacattttggGCTCAGGTCTGCTTACATATTGGCATTGTACACAGGCCAAAAGCAACATGTTTTAATGACCTAGCTTACTCAGTGTTACCTGGAATCATTCCTACAATAACACAGTTATGcttgctactgtacattcagtcTAAAGGTAAACTATGGTTagtctgggaaaaccctgaccaacttctggcaaatttgagatttgctctgcaagtccgtctggccaagagctcATTTTTAGTtagtaaaatgtcagaaaatacttTTATCAAAGCCTAAGTTGGAATCTTCAAATTGCTTactttgtctgaccaacagtctaaTTCATAAAGATATtcaataatgtaaaacagagaaaaccCTCACCTACTGGAAAGATTTTTTCCTCAATTTATTAACaacttttttcaaacattttgattcatttttcTGGTGATGAATTAATCAACTTGCACTGAAAATTGTGACAAaatgcttattttttatttcaagcaTATCAAATAAGTTATAGGATATATTGAATATAGTTGACATCGCCTATTCTGCCAAAAAGCTGTAAAGTTACAAATGTAAGGgatgtaaaaaacaaattacCTGCTCTTTTGAACAGCGAATCAATATTAATCTTagttacttcagagacaaacgtggtcactttataacacacgttataatgctcgcctagatactgtcagggcacgccctcatactctgcttctgactggctagtagtccttacctaggtgctgtcagggccctcatactctgcttctgactggctagtagtccttacctaggtactgtcagggcacgccctcatactctgcttctgactggctagtagtccttacctaggtgctgtcagggccctcatactctgcttctgactggctagtagtccttacctaggtactgagcatgtgcgactcccaacaaagatggaacagaagtgagaggtctcactctgtagctaaaacagagagctcaacacacagggtgaaaagaggagctgcagcaatgtgcagtacaacaaaaatatggtgttttctgaaaattaaaccacataaacctattctgatataacctaaatacaattatgaacctgaaaatgagcataacatgagcactttaagatctACGGGACATAGGGATTGGTAGTGCATACAAACTGTGTAGTGTATTGAGCGTGGACCCCTATTAACTGTTACCCCGCCAAACGGCTGGGTACAGCTTGCCCTCCGTCACTcactacagtacattcaagaacagatgaaGGAAGAGAGACCGGAGATGATACATTgtagcaaactcaaacatttcaagcatTAGTGAATTCCATGGAAATAGCCTTGTCccaaatagctagctgttagcaaatCATGCGTATATAGAGTATGAGGTTGTTTcagggacgtgcacaggtaTGGGCTATTGTTGCCCGGGCAACAGCCCATTTGCCCTGATTGGCTCAGCTGCTCCTCTGGTAAAAGAGCCTGAAATaaacttttctttattttcttttcttttttgctgttgCATCAATAGCATAAGCCCATCATTAGTGAAATGAATCgtagtctttttttctccaggtTAGAGCAATAGCCTCTCCAAATGCCTGTGCACGTCCCTGGGTTGTTCGAATAAATGGTTTTCGAGAAAACTGCAAGCAGTAATACCAGAGGCCAGGAAATGGGCCCGTTCCGAACAGGCATGTTTTCAATAGGCAATGCACTAGTAGTAaatgaaaactgtaaaactgcaCTGGTATCTTCTCTTTAGTTTCCATAGAGTTGAAGTTGCAAATAACTTCAAGATCAGATTGAGGAGGTTCTAACTGTCTGACCAGGTTACGAAGGCAGCATCACAGCACCGAAGAACACCTGCGATTCTTTTTTACTAATAAGGTCATGTTTTGATGATGTCACTCGTAGTCTGCTGTTAGCCTCCAGGAAGAACAAGCCGCCCGTATAGGTGGATTTAATCCACCGATCCATGCTGCAATTCACTGTGTTGACTGATGACAGGAGAGACACATCCATATTGTAATTATCCGAGATAACGAACACCTCATTGGTGAGTCTCAGCTCCTCATCACTGGGACACGAGAAGTCGCCCTCATAGGTGATCTGCAGGAAGACGCTGTAGAGGCCCTTCCTGGGCACTACAAGGTTCGTACTGGAGCAGTTGAAACCTCCATGACAAAAGGCATTTCCATTGATACTCTCCCATTTAAGATATTTCCCATCAAGGTTGTTGCCTCTAGGAGCTAAGAAGAACAGAAAGTTGAAAGTTAGGGTTATGACTGTTACGGTTTCTGTATCGTATCATGAAACGTGTCAcatatttaaagcaacaccaaagcacttttcctcttcggtccccctacaggttggaagtggaattgtgtccattatgtctcattcaaactacagatccgctacccgatctggtaAACTTACATAGTGCGGCCGGTTATAGCcaatagagggccgcaaagcaaATGCAGAAGTGCTGTTCACCCTGTTAtcagttgatgaaccactgaaacgattttggaaacattattttaaggtacaaaagaatctttggtgttgctttaagtaaaACTGTGAACATGCTAAAGCACAGGCAGAAAActcgccccctgacctcggatttccgatCTCGGAACTCGGGTAACCACAGAGTACCCCGAGcttaaaatccaacatggctgccccgtgcACCAACAGTGGTGagagctgtagtaacatacagttataagcacttctgtcttatttgtgtctcactaaaagtcttacacacagtcctgtccatcttctatctgtggacatgttacactgttttttgtgaaaacaaacagcgtaatgcgttgttataaactggcattgattgattgctaacaatggctaacctggctagagctaatgaaaacaataagaAATCAGACTTGTAactggaacgcattcaacttgGCTATGACATCATCAGCTCCAGCTTCTGAGTTCCTAAATGGAACAAGTATTGTTGGCTGCAACCCTAAAAGTGCTCCCACTTTTGTTTCTCCAGTTCTACCATTGGAGCCCACTCATCAGGTGTGCTTTTGAGGCAAAGCAAAAAGTACTACTGAGAGGAGAGACAAACTAACACAGTCTCTATAGTATCATTATAAAGTCCAAAATACAGTATTATATTGTCTAGGTTCATATAGGCCTGTATAATAACTATTACataattgtattattgtaaaaaaaaaaaaaaattaaataatggcagtttctttgtttaaccgcaattaattcctaacattagctaaggtcttaaagGGTATGGCTGTCGACTGGTAGTTAaggattttgtttagatatgccaaattgtaattatataagtgattattggtaagactttttatttatatttatatatatatatatatatattctctctgctgctccgaaacagacgttacaggaaacacaaacaccgctgcatgtgacgctagttaacactatactcaacagcagctaacgttagcctaccactagctagttaacactatactcgacagcagctaatgttagcctaccactagctagttaacactatactcgacagcagctaacgttagcctaccactagctagttaacactatactcgacagcagctaacgttagcctaccactagctagttaacactatactcgacagcagctaacgttagcctaccgctagctagttaacactatactcaacagcagctaacgttagtctaccgctagctagtagctggattaaacagggttaaatgctgacagctaacgctaaacggtgtaaagtgtgactgtgttttactgtagaggattcaacaccgggatgtaacaatctgcagctgctgtcggagaaacaacacagacggcaatgaaactggtaaactacagcttcgtggtgcattcaaagttgttgttaaaggcccttttccaatctagtggttgtttttctcattcaacagcaatttactagtgaaataagttattgttatacattattattaaatcatttaattttgaccatatggccttagcaataaacaagccgttcttttaatgttgcagactgttgtttagtagcctacccttcttttttccccctttttttttacttaaaaagtatcggttaaggcaccgggcaaacattatgtatgcgattaattttgattaattaatcacagagtttaatcgattgacagccctaatatatataaatatattgttatactgtataaagACTATTACAATCTATGTTGTGTTGTAACTGGTTGCTGATGTGTTTACTGCACAAccttacttctttttcttattCTAAAAAGCATTGAGGTCAAAATAAGCATGTACATTTTCATCCTGTGCAACCCCAGTGGAGAAACAAACcttagccgctttccgaccgcagggatttttgcagttcctagaacataacggtcctagaacccttttttttctcgtgtcccgactggaccaatttggggattattaagttcctctgaccacagttcctggaactctttcagctcctaatCAGGGAagggtcttttctcttttccgcATAGTGGcggttagatggctgtgttataataacaaaaggtcagttcctatggccacttggccagtgtgactgcaaatggaaaaaacggttttgggggagagtagatagtagaactgtttagaagtggactgttcctataactacgttcctgcaACTACTTTGTCGGGAAGAGGCTATTAGTGCCCTTTTAGGAAAGTACAGTAAAGTCCTAGTCCTGGCAGCTCTGGCTGTTTTACCTGTTAGCATGGCACTTGGATTCTCGAAGTCTTTCTGTTGCTGCTGTCCGGCGCTGACCACTAGAACAAAGATTTAAAGTGTGGTTCAACACATTGATGTATGATTGCTTTTACAAGCCCATTGTATCTATCCTGGCCAGTATTCACCATAGCTTTTAATCTCATTAGAACAAGATATTTACCTGCTGGGCTGTCACGTTGCTTCATCAGCTGtaaggaaaaaaacacagtctTAGCAACATTCGTTATAATAAACAGTaagtagtttaataactctggatttGGATACtagtaaatgttaaaaatgttacaaatgtgactttttaaacaaggaccctttaagtgttcaggctggtaagttgatgtaccccaaaaaaatgtatccgctgaaatatagaagtttctttcaccatgcaaagtctatgggaaaagtctttctgggccagaggGTGTAGTTCCACCCTTATCTGTTAATCCCATGGTGGCTTTAagacatggcgctcttcctAGCATCTGCcaaattggcttcaaagcccGGATCTGGGCCGagctctgataaaaaaaaatatgaggaaactgtattttgttttctcGAGATAACGAAATAATTAACTAGTGATCGAgatacatttaaaattaaatcattaaaaaaaatcaaattgcaAGGACGGTCCTTCTAGTAATATCTCCGTAATATataatgatgataaaaaaaagttgccTTTGAggctacatttttgtaaataacaatccctaaaaaacaaacactagagcATGTCGTTTGCAAGGAAAAAATGATAAGGTATTTCTTGTTCTAGCTGCATTTTATGTCTTTGTTGTTGAGCAAACACAAGCACAGCAACGACAACACCTGTACATGCGTGAATCAAATCATTTCAATGGACTTCCGTTGCAACGCCAACTTAAATAACTTAAATAGCAAACACTGCAACAGGAAAACCTAACGCGAGGCTATTTAGAAAGTTTGGTTACACtgtacttgaaggtatctacataagagtgacaccctaaccctaactctaaccataaccataaccataacttgtcatgacaaaaaccgaatgacaattactaaaagaagcgttatgtcatctaacgtttatgacttgtttataatgtttatgacacgttcatgacagtgtcatgtcactcttatgtagataccttcaagtaaagtgtaaccgaataTAGAACCGTAAAATATACCATTTTTCATTTGACGTTAGAGCAGCACATTTAAAGACTATCGACCAGTAGCGTTTAAGAAACCAACGCTAGACCTTCATTATTGGACGGCACCGACTGTAAGCAATTTCAAAACGACAATAGCCTAACGTTATGTCACCCATTGGCGTCTGTCAGCTGAAGGACTACGGACCATCCCGGTATATAAAGGTTACCTGGCTGTGGCTGTCCGCTGACTGGTGATGACATCGCCCTCCCAGCGCAACCGTGGTGAGCAAAGCCACAACTAGTGCAACCAGTAGCAGGAGCGCCACGGCTAAAAACTGGGCCATTCGCCGTAGTCGTGTTTCTTGCTGGCGGAGAAGATGATATAAAGTGTTTTGCCGATGTAATCCTGCCTCTCCTTCTCCTACTccgcaacagcagcagcagcagcagcccttGTCCTCCATGCAGCCTGTTTCCCATTCGCGGATCATCCGCCGGTTCCCGTCCAACATCTCCATATATCAGCGTGCTCTCGCCCACGTTAAAACCCACTGCATTGCTAAGGAGCCAGTTTCACAGAGTTTCAGTAACGAACTTCCTCTTTCTGTGATTAGTTTTCCGGagagaatatttttttaatcttcagcGTGAGACAGGATATTGTAAACAATAGTTCCCATACTCCCACTCGAGATTGTTGTGAATAGTTTGGCTCGGACTGCAGATGCACACCCATCACAGGACTTTATGGGAGAAGTTTTACTGTCCCATATTCACCACATAACCTTAATAGGCTATATCCCTTTATTGTTACAAAAAAGTCCCGCTCCTCCCCATGCAACAGTTATAGTATATGTCAGTATAGCCTATATTTGTTtctatatttagtttttattttatattaatgttcaatatgtttgtttatgtatgcaccattcaccaaggcaaattccacataagtgtaacttattgtggcaataaacccttttctgattaagtgtgtggttgtgtctggATCTGCATagaccctgccctctgcctttttttctctattcttattttgctgtgtgggatgttaatcaatcaatcaatcaatacattTTGTAACATGAAATATGATTCCAATGTAATGTAATCCCATTAGCTCCTttaacttgtgcatgattcatcatcaTTCACCATAAAGCAGTGTGGCCGGTTGAGTCGCACCGGCCCTCCAGGACCAGGACCTAGCCAAGTCTCTGCGAAAGGACACCACAGCTCCCGGCATCCTGCTGGAAAGCGACATTTCTTATGGGTATCAACAAAGAGCCTTTGGGCCCCAGCTAATAAGATGGTGCAGGTTGTGCAGCCCGCTGTCATAGAGAATATGAGAATATGTACGGTAGTGAATTGCAAGAgtcaaataattatttgatcCCGATTCAATGTTGTGTGTCTACAAACTGTAAGTGATACTTActacatattatacctttaattaaaaatgcattAGACTAATGTCAATTTAACTTCAAGGTAACGCAATCCAAACCACAATGACAGCCACATGAGCATCGTCATAATACATGCATTGTAGCAGTATTTTACAAACATTATCGTGTAAAAATATAACTCACACTAGTACTACATTGGCTTCATACCTGAAAAAAGGCCATGTTAGCTACATTAATCACAATCAATTAAACCGACCTTGGAGTCAGGACCTTTATGAATGataatttgtttaatatattGTAATTAAAATGCATTAATGGATTCTCATTTCTAGGTTTTCAATTTGCATTATGTAGAGAAAAAGTATCCACTTATATAACACCTATCAATCTCAAATTCACGACTTCTTGGCAAGAcgcaaaaaaactgtaaaataagcAGGTATTACACGTTGTATTAGTTGCCAAGTGGCCAGATAATTCAGACTACTTTGGAAACAGAGAGTGCCTTCCTGTCAGCAGTTTAACATGCCAACAACAgcaaacagtgtgtgtttgtggataGGCAGGTTTCAATTGGTGGATGAAGCAGACTGCAGTTAGGTGAAAGGCAGGATATCTGAGGAAAAAGTGAGGTTAGCATCAGGAAAATATGGCGAGCGAGTGATAGCCAGGGGGTTGCAACGGTCAACTTGAAGCAGCAAATGCAAATCTTGTTATCAGACTCCAAGCAGAGTATTGTTttatgtcttcaaatgtctctGCAGAGGATTTATACAACGTGGCAGTGATTTatgtgagaaaaacaaagacaacagtTAAACCCATTTTTTATTTGAGAGTTGAGCTCTGATTTTGGGGTATTATTTACataattgtattctgttttgaGTTCCGGGTGGTGCATTTTAGTCCCGCAGATGCGTATATGGCAAAGTCCACTgagaataagaaataaaaatacaaaaagctgTGGGCTGACTGCAACATCACACCCTGAAGAGTGAAAGGCTGGGAGCTTGTTGAGTGACAGTGTACACACAGTATTCTACCTGTACAATAATAGTGCTACTATTCACATTCATCTGTACAATAATTATATTTACAGTGATCACATTAGGGAAAGAGCCAGTACCTGAGGAGTTAGTTCCATAATTAGCTTTACTCATTCACCGTGGTAAAATGAAGTGCACCCAACCAATGGTAGcctaaacaacacaaaacatgggATCCGTGTCGGGGATCAGGTGTGAAGCTTTGAAGTACATCAATTGTAAAGCAACTCGCCGTTTTAGCTGATGCAACTTGATTGTCAGTGATAACAAAGACCAGTAGGCTGAGGACGTTTTGACTGTGTGCAGACTAGTTTCACTCAATAAAAACAGTTGTAATACTAGAATAGGATTTATGTTACAAACGCTCTTATCATCTGAGACTGCATCACAGAATCCATCAGCAGCAAAAATCTGATTAGTTTTCAAGGTAGATTATGAGGGTTTATGCGAAGCCAGTATGAGTCACTACCCCGCAGTAGTGCCAAGTGGTGAGAGTTTATAAATGGTTGTTGGTAGTCTTCAAAAGAAAACACTCCTCGTAGATACTTTAGGTGAGCTGGCACGCTTTGACAAAAGACAGGAAGCTATAAACAAAAGATGAGGTCATTAAAATCCTTGTGCCAGCGCCCTTCACCTTCCCTTATGATTCactccaaaaacacacaaactataCATGAAAACAAATCGGCTGATTCAAATTACCATTCGACAGCACATAAGATAAAACACCATGAATAAACACACCATACTTGTGCAGCATTTCTCCCCAAAATGAAAAGTCAACCAATAAATAAGAACTG
This genomic window contains:
- the LOC144517826 gene encoding lymphotoxin-alpha-like, coding for MEMLDGNRRMIREWETGCMEDKGCCCCCCCGVGEGEAGLHRQNTLYHLLRQQETRLRRMAQFLAVALLLLVALVVALLTTVALGGRCHHQSADSHSQLMKQRDSPAVVSAGQQQQKDFENPSAMLTAPRGNNLDGKYLKWESINGNAFCHGGFNCSSTNLVVPRKGLYSVFLQITYEGDFSCPSDEELRLTNEVFVISDNYNMDVSLLSSVNTVNCSMDRWIKSTYTGGLFFLEANSRLRVTSSKHDLISKKESQVFFGAVMLPS